From the Girardinichthys multiradiatus isolate DD_20200921_A chromosome 22, DD_fGirMul_XY1, whole genome shotgun sequence genome, one window contains:
- the pcbd1 gene encoding pterin-4-alpha-carbinolamine dehydratase, with product MAGKIQTLTEEERAHLLPLLRNAQWVEVVGRDAIYKEFIFKDFNQAFGFMSRVALQAEKMDHHPEWFNVYNKVQITLSTHDCGGLSQHDITLATFIDQASLM from the exons ATG GCCGGTAAGATCCAGACTCTGACTGAAGAGGAGAGGGCCCACCTACTCCCCCTGCTACGTAATGCCCAGTGGGTGGAGGTTGTGGGCCGGGATGCCATCTACAAAGAGTTCATTTTCAAAGACTTCAATCAG GCTTTTGGTTTTATGTCCAGAGTGGCTTTACAAGCTGAGAAGATGGACCATCATCCCGAGTGGTTCAATGTCTATAATAAG GTCCAGATTACTCTTAGCACACATGACTGTGGGGGATTGTCTCAGCACGACATCACTTTGGCCACCTTCATCGACCAGGCGTCCCTGATGTAA
- the sgpl1 gene encoding sphingosine-1-phosphate lyase 1, whose translation MDYWSALEVYKEMLLVYLEEGRRQVNSRCSDLEPWQLIGASVLTTLGIFWLKGFLFQQESLTSRIKKQCFRLIRKMPFVGDSIQRQLNKALDDMSASLCTLKEGMSYTKQLPSKGLTQSQVMEKIKEYDTLNEVQWEKGCVSGAVYWGDETLTKLLVKVYGDFAWSNPLHPDIFPGVRKMEAEVVRMSCTLFHGGPNSCGTVTSGGTESILMACKAYRDMAHERGVKYPEILAPVSVHAAFDKAAHYFGMKLVHIPLDQKTMKVDVKAMRRAISKNTAMLVCSAPQFPHGIIDPVEDIAKLAVRYNIPLHVDACLGGFLIVFMEKAGYSLAPFDFRVKGVTSISADTHKYGYAPKGSSVILYSDKSYRQYQYFVAPDWQGGIYASPSVAGSRPGGIIAACWATMMHMGENGYVDATRKIISTARKIRNEIKKIKGVFVFGNPEVSVVAIGSEVFDIFRLSNALTSKGWNLNTLQYPSSIHICCTVLHTQPGVADRFIREVKDQVAIIMKNPKEKTTGKGAIYGMAQAIPDRSLVTEISRGFLDCLYSTEAPKSNISHMNGNGKAH comes from the exons ATGGATTACTGG agtgcCTTGGAGGTGTATAAGGAGATGTTGCTGGTGTACCTGGAGGAAGGCCGGCGGCAGGTCAACTCGCGCTGCTCTGACCTAGAGCCGTGGCAACTCATCGGAGCTTCTGTCCTCACCACTCTGGGAATTTTCTGGCTCAAAGGATTTCTCTTCCAACAAGAGA GTCTCACATCCCGAATCAAGAAGCAGTGCTTTCGACTCATCAGAAAAATGCCCTTCGTTGGTGACAGT ATTCAGAGGCAGCTGAATAAGGCTCTGGATGACATGTCTGCCAGTCTGTGTACTCTGAAGGAGGGGATGAGCTACACTAAACAGCTGCCCTCTAAGGGTCTAACCCAGAGCCAAGTAATGGAAAAAATCAAAGAGTATGATACCCTGA atgaggTACAGTGGGAGAAAGGGTGTGTTTCTGGTGCAGTGTACTGGGGTGATGAAACACTGACCAAACTCCTAGTGAAG GTGTATGGAGATTTTGCTTGGAGCAACCCTCTTCACCCGGACATCTTTCCTGGAGTCAGGAAGATGGAAGCTGAGGTCGTTCGAATGTCTTGCACCCTGTTTCATGGTGGACCTAACTCCTGTGGAACT GTCACTTCAGGAGGAACTGAGAGCATACTGATGGCCTGCAAAGCATACAGGGACATGGCACACGAGCGAGGTGTGAAGTACCCGGAAAT TCTTGCACCGGTGAGCGTCCATGCAGCTTTCGACAAAGCAGCACATTACTTTGGGATGAAACTTGTCCACATTCCTCTCGACCAGAAGACTATGAAGGTGGATGTTAAG GCAATGAGGAGAGCCATCAGTAAAAATACAGCCATGCTTGTCTGCTCGGCGCCCCAGTTTCCCCATGGAATCATAGATCCGGTGGAAGACATAGCCAAG CTGGCTGTTCGCTACAACATCCCACTGCATGTGGATGCCTGTTTGGGCGGATTTCTCATTGTTTTCATGGAAAAGGCCGGTTACTCACTCGCCCCATTTGACTTCAGAGTAAAGGGTGTTACCAGCATCTCTGCAGACACCCACAAG TATGGATATGCCCCCAAGGGCTCCTCTGTGATCCTCTACAGTGATAAAAGTTACCGTCAGTACCAGTACTTCGTAGCTCCAGACTGGCAGGGGGGAATCTACGCCTCACCCTCCGTAGCGGGCTCCAGGCCAGGAGGAATCATCGCCGCCTGCTGGGCGACTATGATGCACATGGGAGAAAACGGATACGTGGACGCCACCAGGAAGATCATCAGCACGGCACGCAAGATCAGAAATGA gatcaaaaaaataaagggagtgTTTGTGTTCGGGAACCCAGAGGTGTCCGTTGTGGCCATCGGCTCCGAGGTGTTTGACATTTTTCGCCTTTCTAATGCGCTGACGTCAAAGGGCTGGAACCTGAACACGCTGCAGTACCCATCCAG CATCCACATTTGTTGCACGGTGCTGCACACCCAGCCTGGGGTTGCCGATCGGTTTATTCGTGAAGTCAAAGATCAAGTCGCCATTATCATGAAGAACCCCAAAGAGAAAACCACAGGAAAG GGAGCCATCTACGGCATGGCACAAGCCATCCCAGACAGATCCCTGGTGACGGAGATCTCCCGGGGCTTCCTGGACTGTCTCTACAGCACGGAGGCACCGAAGTCCAACATCAGCCACATGAACGGCAACGGCAAAGCCCACTAA
- the neurog3 gene encoding neurogenin-3, protein MSYKLRNEVRTLRAAETLCSFSPSLSKPLQETGGPSRDSGGNLPGRQQRMFGRKTSGEQCGLRGRRRMKANDRERHRMHNLNSALDALRSILPALPDDAKLTKIETLRFARNYIWALTETLHMADHHPHTAASELRSPGSVSSLEWDSASPAESWSGTTADELSCRTLTIDPPSFIPITIYLRSLHGENVTRNSW, encoded by the coding sequence ATGTCCTACAAACTAAGGAATGAAGTGCGCACGCTGCGGGCTGCAGAGACGTTGTGCAGTTTTTCCCCATCACTTTCCAAACCGCTGCAAGAAACCGGAGGCCCTTCTAGAGACTCTGGTGGAAACCTGCCTGGACGGCAGCAGAGGATGTTCGGGAGAAAAACGAGCGGAGAGCAGTGCGGATTACGCGGCAGGCGCAGAATGAAGGCCAACGACCGGGAGCGCCACCGGATGCACAACCTGAACTCGGCTCTGGACGCGCTGAGGAGCATCCTGCCGGCGCTGCCCGACGACGCCAAGCTGACCAAAATAGAGACGCTGCGCTTCGCCCGCAACTACATCTGGGCTCTGACGGAGACGCTGCACATGGCGGACCACCACCCTCACACCGCAGCGTCAGAGCTTAGGAGTCCGGGGAGCGTCTCGTCCTTGGAGTGGGACTCAGCATCACCCGCAGAGTCCTGGAGCGGGACCACTGCTGATGAACTGAGCTGTAGAACCCTTACAATAGATCCACCCAGTTTTATTCCCATTACTATTTATTTAAGGTCTCTCCACGGGGAAAATGTTACCAGGAACTCTTGGTGA
- the pdlim1 gene encoding PDZ and LIM domain protein 1 produces MPPVRVVLQGPGPWGFRLVGGKDFEQPLAISRVNPGSKAAQADLCIGDIILSINGEATEDMTHLEAQNKIKGCIEEMALSIDRSESKLWSPLSSEEGKTHPYKMNLSSEPREVKHIGSSHNRSALPFSGFGPKVMTNQYNNPSGLYSSENIKDFNSAVDEVKTVATAHEPNIKAPSEPSAAGKRPAIPADSEVYKMLQENQESDEPPRQSASFKVLQEILETGDLEKPSGFRSVKAPTTKIGSSVGNTEKLPVCDKCGSGIVGMLVKLRDKFRHPDCYTCTDCDVNLKQKGHFFVEDQIYCEKHARERVTPPEGYDVVTVFPK; encoded by the exons ATGCCTCCTGTCCGGGTGGTGCTGCAGGGTCCCGGCCCGTGGGGGTTCCGGCTCGTTGGGGGTAAGGACTTCGAACAGCCGCTGGCTATTTCCCGG GTCAACCCTGGAAGTAAAGCAGCTCAAGCCGACTTGTGCATCGGAGACATCATTTTGTCTATCAACGGTGAGGCAACAGAGGACATGACTCACTTGGAGGCGCAGAACAAGATAAAGGGCTGCATAGAGGAGATGGCGCTCTCCATCGACAG GTCAGAATCCAAGCTGTGGTCACCGCTTTCATCTGAGGAAGGAAAGACACACCCTTACAAGATGAACCTTTCCTCTGAACCGCGG gAGGTAAAACACATCGGCTCGTCCCACAACAGGAGCGCCCTGCCTTTTTCTGGTTTTGGCCCCAAAGTTATGACCAACCAGTACAACAATCCATCTGGTCTgtactcatcagagaacatcaAGGACTTCAACTCCGCTGTGGATGAAGTGAAGACCGTGGCCACAGCTCATGAGCCCAACATCAA AGCTCCATCAGAGCCGTCAGCAGCAGGCAAGCGACCAGCCATACCAGCAGACTCTGAGGTCTACAAGATGCTCCAAGAGAACCAGGAGTCTGATGAGCCACCACGACAGTCTGCTTCTTTCAAGGTGCTTCAGGAGATTCTTGAGACAG GTGACTTGGAAAAACCTTCAGGCTTCaggagtgtgaaagcaccaacAACAAAGATCGGATCTTCTGTGGGGAACACAGAGAAGTTGCCCGTATGTGACAAATGTGGTTCTGGGATTGT AGGCATGTTGGTGAAGCTGAGGGACAAGTTTCGTCACCCTGACTGCTACACCTGCACAGATTGCGATGTCAACCTAAAACAGAAGGGACATTTCTTCGTGGAGGACCAGATTTACTGCGAGAAACACGCACGCGAGCGAGTCACTCCACCTGAGGGCTATGACGTGGTCACCGTTTTCCCCAAGTAG